One genomic window of Pelmatolapia mariae isolate MD_Pm_ZW linkage group LG5, Pm_UMD_F_2, whole genome shotgun sequence includes the following:
- the rae1 gene encoding mRNA export factor isoform X2 has translation MSLFGTSSGFGTGGTGVFGSTTTDSHNPMKDVEVTSPPDDSISCLAFSPPTMPGNFLIGGSWANDVRCWEVQDNGQTVPKAQQMHTGPVLDACWSDDGSKVFTASCDKTAKMWDLNSNQAIQIAQHDGPIKAIHWIKAPNYSCIMTGSWDKTLKFWDTRSPNPMMSLQMPERCYCADVVYPMAVVATAERGLIVYQLENQPSEFRRIDSPLKHQHRCVAIFKDKQNKPTGFALGSIEGRVAIHYINPPNPAKDNFTFKCHRSNGTNTTTPQDIYAVNAIAFHPVHGTLATVGSDGRFSFWDKDARTKLKTSEQLDQPITACCFNHNGNIFAYASSYDWSKGHEYYNPQKKNYIFLRNAAEELKPRNKK, from the exons ATGAGTTTGTTTGGAACAAGCTCGGGGTTTGGGACTGGAGGGACCGGGGTGTTTGGAAGCACGACAACAGACAGCCACAATCCCATGAAG GATGTCGAAGTGACTTCACCTCCAGATGACAGCATCAGCTGCCTGGCTTTCAGCCCACCCACCATGCCTGGAAACTTCCTCATTGGAGGATCCTGGGCTAATGAT GTCCGATGTTGGGAGGTGCAGGACAATGGACAGACTGTTCCCAAGGCCCAACAAATGCACACAGGTCCAGTGCTGGATGCCTGCTGGAGTGAT GATGGAAGCAAAGTCTTCACAGCTTCCTGTGACAAGACAGCCAAGATGTGGGATCTCAACAGCAATCAAGCCATCCAGATCGCACAG CACGATGGCCCAATTAAAGCAATCCACTGGATCAAGGCCCCAAACTACAGCTGTATCATGACTGGCAGTTGGGATAAAACACTGAAG TTCTGGGATACTCGATCTCCCAATCCTATGATGTCACTGCAGATGCCTGAGAGATGCTACTGCGCAGATGTT GTGTACCCCATGGCAGTGGTTGCCACAGCTGAGAGAGGCCTGATAGTGTACCAACTAGAGAACCAGCCCTCTGAGTTTCGCCGAATAGACTCTCCTCTCAAACATCAG CACCGCTGTGTGGCCATATTCAAGGACAAGCAGAACAAGCCTACGGGTTTTGCACTGGGAAGCATTGAGGGCCGAGTGGCAATCCACTATATCAATCCTCCAAACCC AGCCAAAGATAACTTCACCTTCAAGTGCCACAGGTCCAATGGAACCAACACAACCACTCCACAGGACATCTATGCA GTGAATGCCATCGCCTTCCATCCTGTCCATGGCACTCTGGCTACCGTGGGCTCAGACGGACGCTTCAGCTTCTGGGACAAAGATGCCCGCACAAAGTTGAAGACCTCAGAGCAGCTCGACCAGCCCATCACAGCTTGCTGCTTCAACCATAATGGCAACATCTTTGCGTATGCTTCCAGTTACGACTGGTCAAAG GGCCATGAGTACTACAACCCCCAGAAAAAGAACTACATCTTCCTGAGGAACGCCGCTGAGGAGCTGAAGCCTCGGAACAAGAAATG A
- the rae1 gene encoding mRNA export factor isoform X1: MSLFGTSSGFGTGGTGVFGSTTTDSHNPMKDVEVTSPPDDSISCLAFSPPTMPGNFLIGGSWANDVRCWEVQDNGQTVPKAQQMHTGPVLDACWSDDGSKVFTASCDKTAKMWDLNSNQAIQIAQHDGPIKAIHWIKAPNYSCIMTGSWDKTLKFWDTRSPNPMMSLQMPERCYCADVVYPMAVVATAERGLIVYQLENQPSEFRRIDSPLKHQHRCVAIFKDKQNKPTGFALGSIEGRVAIHYINPPNPAKDNFTFKCHRSNGTNTTTPQDIYAVNAIAFHPVHGTLATVGSDGRFSFWDKDARTKLKTSEQLDQPITACCFNHNGNIFAYASSYDWSKGHEYYNPQKKNYIFLRNAAEELKPRNKKW, translated from the exons ATGAGTTTGTTTGGAACAAGCTCGGGGTTTGGGACTGGAGGGACCGGGGTGTTTGGAAGCACGACAACAGACAGCCACAATCCCATGAAG GATGTCGAAGTGACTTCACCTCCAGATGACAGCATCAGCTGCCTGGCTTTCAGCCCACCCACCATGCCTGGAAACTTCCTCATTGGAGGATCCTGGGCTAATGAT GTCCGATGTTGGGAGGTGCAGGACAATGGACAGACTGTTCCCAAGGCCCAACAAATGCACACAGGTCCAGTGCTGGATGCCTGCTGGAGTGAT GATGGAAGCAAAGTCTTCACAGCTTCCTGTGACAAGACAGCCAAGATGTGGGATCTCAACAGCAATCAAGCCATCCAGATCGCACAG CACGATGGCCCAATTAAAGCAATCCACTGGATCAAGGCCCCAAACTACAGCTGTATCATGACTGGCAGTTGGGATAAAACACTGAAG TTCTGGGATACTCGATCTCCCAATCCTATGATGTCACTGCAGATGCCTGAGAGATGCTACTGCGCAGATGTT GTGTACCCCATGGCAGTGGTTGCCACAGCTGAGAGAGGCCTGATAGTGTACCAACTAGAGAACCAGCCCTCTGAGTTTCGCCGAATAGACTCTCCTCTCAAACATCAG CACCGCTGTGTGGCCATATTCAAGGACAAGCAGAACAAGCCTACGGGTTTTGCACTGGGAAGCATTGAGGGCCGAGTGGCAATCCACTATATCAATCCTCCAAACCC AGCCAAAGATAACTTCACCTTCAAGTGCCACAGGTCCAATGGAACCAACACAACCACTCCACAGGACATCTATGCA GTGAATGCCATCGCCTTCCATCCTGTCCATGGCACTCTGGCTACCGTGGGCTCAGACGGACGCTTCAGCTTCTGGGACAAAGATGCCCGCACAAAGTTGAAGACCTCAGAGCAGCTCGACCAGCCCATCACAGCTTGCTGCTTCAACCATAATGGCAACATCTTTGCGTATGCTTCCAGTTACGACTGGTCAAAG GGCCATGAGTACTACAACCCCCAGAAAAAGAACTACATCTTCCTGAGGAACGCCGCTGAGGAGCTGAAGCCTCGGAACAAGAAATGGTGA
- the LOC134628050 gene encoding bone morphogenetic protein 7-like: MLISALAKITFLLSWGYLVLATRVAFSNFSVDNEVRSSFIQRRLRGQERREMQREILSILGLPQRPRPHVHTKRNAAPMFMLDLYNTISIDPEQHRYSNYETVLPTQTSPLVTPQDSRFLEEADTVMSFVNLIDQDQDLLLQRHATEFRFDLSRIPEGEAITAAEFRIYKDLIQEHSENKTFRVSLYQVLQDPPNSDLELFLLDRREVLASEEGWLVFDLTTTSNLWLVNPEHNLGLHLVLEDSHGQKRNPQLAGVVVGGGPQDKQPFLVVFFKTNEVRLRSVRSANGQKGRQSSRSKPQRTVQDALRAVEAATANIGISKEGCKKHELYVSFKDLGWQDWIIAPEGYAAYYCEGECAFPLNSYMNATNHAIVQTLVHFINPETVPKACCAPTQLHGISVLYFDESSNVILKKYRNMVVRACGCH; encoded by the exons ATGTTGATAAGCGCCTTGGCAAAGATAACGTTCCTCCTGTCGTGGGGTTACTTAGTGCTGGCCACGCGGGTCGCTTTCTCCAACTTCTCCGTGGACAATGAAGTGCGCTCCAGCTTTATCCAGCGGCGACTGAGGGGCCAGGAGCGCAGAGAGATGCAGCGGGAGATCCTCTCCATCCTGGGGCTGCCGCAGCGTCCGCGTCCGCACGTGCACACCAAACGCAATGCCGCCCCAATGTTCATGCTGGACCTCTATAACACTATTAGTATAGACCCAGAACAGCACAGGTATTCAAACTACGAGACCGTTTTACCAACGCAGACCTCCCCACTGGTGACCCCGCAGGACAGCCGATTCCTAGAAGAAGCAGACACGGTGATGAGCTTTGTCAACCTCA TTGATCAGGATCAAGATCTCCTCCTCCAGCGCCATGCTACAGAGTTTCGCTTTGACCTTTCACGTATTCCAGAGGGAGAGGCCATCACAGCAGCAGAGTTCAGGATTTACAAGGatctcatccaggagcacagtgAGAACAAAACATTCAGAGTGAGTCTCTACCAGGTGCTGCAGGATCCTCCAAACAG TGACTTGGAGCTGTTCCTGCTGGACCGGCGAGAAGTTCTGGCTTCAGAAGAGGGATGGTTGGTCTTTGACCTGACCACCACAAGTAACCTGTGGCTGGTCAACCCTGAGCATAATCTTGGCCTGCACTTGGTCCTTGAGGACAGTCATG GTCAGAAGAGAAACCCCCAGTTAGCTGGAGTGGTAGTGGGCGGTGGGCCTCAGGACAAGCAGCCATTCCTGGTTGTCTTCTTCAAAACCAATGAGGTGCGACTCCGCAGCGTTCGTTCAGCCAATGGCCAAAAGGGGCGCCAGTCAAGCCGCTCTAAACCCCAGAGGACTGTTCAAGATGCACTGAGGGCGGTGGAAGCTGCAACAG ccAATATCGGCATCTCTAAAGAAGGATGTAAAAAGCATGAGCTGTATGTCAGCTTCAAGGATTTGGGATGGCAG GACTGGATCATAGCACCAGAGGGCTACGCAGCATATTACTGTGAGGGAGAATGTGCTTTTCCTCTGAACTCCTACATGAATGCCACCAATCACGCTATTGTGCAAACTCTG GTGCACTTTATCAACCCAGAGACGGTGCCCAAAGCCTGCTGTGCCCCAACACAGCTCCACGGCATCTCTGTGCTCTATTTTGATGAAAGCTCCAATGTCATCCTCAAGAAGTACCGCAACATGGTGGTCAGAGCCTGTGGCTGTCACTGA